One segment of Polaribacter huanghezhanensis DNA contains the following:
- a CDS encoding Na(+)-translocating NADH-quinone reductase subunit F: protein MQVLSAQELHNLGMNIIGKKLQEMGYEFVAVNSELKKHPQFVLFKKGEPTIFVLVKTTNNIQTPEEYDVLWMETFKEHAKKQNAKVWFAGVGIANAESTENPVFKDQPYYVAFEDFIKILE from the coding sequence ATGCAAGTTTTATCAGCTCAAGAATTGCATAATTTAGGAATGAACATCATTGGAAAAAAACTCCAAGAAATGGGTTATGAGTTTGTTGCAGTAAATAGTGAATTAAAAAAACATCCGCAATTTGTATTGTTTAAAAAAGGAGAACCCACCATTTTTGTATTGGTAAAAACCACCAATAATATTCAAACTCCAGAAGAATATGATGTGCTTTGGATGGAGACTTTTAAAGAACACGCAAAAAAGCAAAATGCTAAAGTTTGGTTTGCTGGCGTAGGAATTGCCAATGCAGAAAGTACAGAAAATCCGGTTTTTAAAGACCAACCATATTATGTAGCTTTTGAAGATTTTATTAAGATTTTGGAATAG
- a CDS encoding BT0820 family HAD-type phosphatase, translating to MVQKNHLILAIDFDGTIVEDAFPKIGKPLIFAFETLHKLQSEGHRLILWTYRSGKPLQEAVTFCKENGIEFYAINKSYPEEKFDKKISRKIHADLFIDDRNVGGFAGWTEIYKKIFNSEPIINKKSWPLSIFSK from the coding sequence ATGGTGCAAAAAAATCATTTAATTTTAGCTATCGATTTTGACGGAACCATCGTAGAAGATGCGTTTCCAAAAATTGGTAAACCTTTAATTTTTGCTTTTGAAACATTACATAAATTACAATCCGAAGGACATCGTCTAATTTTATGGACTTACAGAAGTGGCAAACCACTACAAGAGGCTGTTACTTTTTGTAAAGAAAATGGTATCGAATTTTATGCGATAAATAAAAGTTATCCTGAAGAAAAATTTGATAAAAAAATAAGTCGAAAAATTCACGCAGATTTATTTATTGACGATAGAAATGTTGGTGGTTTTGCTGGCTGGACAGAGATTTACAAAAAGATATTTAACTCAGAACCAATAATTAATAAAAAAAGCTGGCCTTTATCTATATTTTCAAAATAA
- a CDS encoding gliding motility protein GldL, with protein MKLKYIIFIFITGVILICAGALFKILHWMLGPELLISGIMLQIIAFLLFIIKLFTNKKFKAILNQ; from the coding sequence ATGAAATTAAAATATATCATTTTCATTTTTATTACAGGTGTTATTTTAATATGTGCTGGAGCTTTATTTAAAATACTTCATTGGATGTTAGGACCAGAATTACTTATCAGTGGAATAATGCTACAAATAATTGCCTTCCTTTTATTTATTATAAAACTGTTTACTAATAAAAAATTTAAAGCCATTTTAAATCAGTAA
- the gpmI gene encoding 2,3-bisphosphoglycerate-independent phosphoglycerate mutase, translating to MNKKVILLILDGWGITQDPKVSAIYNAKTPFINSLYNDFPHASLRTDGEHVGLPEGQMGNSEVGHMNLGAGRIVYQNLARINKAVKEDTLSQEKTLVDALNYAKKNNKNVHFLGLVSNGGIHSHINHLKGLLKAAKENNVENVFLHAFTDGRDCDPKSGKFFIDDIQKTMKETTGTLASITGRYYAMDRDNRWERVQLAYDGLVNGNGEKSNNALESIQKNYDNGVTDEFIKPIIMADKDNNLTATIQKDDVVIFFNYRTDRGRQLTNALTQKDFVEYGMKKLPLYFVTMTSYDDTFKNVHIIYHNSNLKNTLGEVLETANKKQIRIAETEKYPHVTFFFSGGREKEFNGEKRLLCQSPKVATYDLKPEMSAYEIRDTIVPELEKGDVDFVCLNFANGDMVGHTGVFEAAIKACETVDVCTKDVVTAALNNDYTTILIADHGNCETMMNPDGSPHTSHTTNPVPIILIDKEMKSIKNGILGDISPTILKLMGIDQPKEMTQKPLI from the coding sequence ATGAATAAAAAAGTAATTTTACTTATTTTAGATGGCTGGGGAATTACACAAGACCCTAAAGTTTCTGCAATTTACAACGCAAAAACACCTTTTATCAATTCGTTATACAACGATTTTCCGCATGCAAGTTTACGTACTGATGGGGAGCATGTTGGTTTACCTGAAGGACAAATGGGAAACTCAGAAGTTGGTCATATGAATTTAGGCGCTGGAAGAATTGTCTATCAAAATTTAGCGCGAATTAATAAAGCTGTAAAAGAAGATACTTTATCACAAGAAAAAACATTGGTAGACGCTCTTAATTACGCGAAGAAAAACAATAAAAATGTTCATTTTTTAGGATTGGTTTCTAATGGTGGAATTCATTCTCACATCAATCATTTAAAAGGATTGCTAAAAGCAGCAAAAGAAAATAATGTAGAAAATGTGTTTTTACATGCTTTTACAGATGGGCGAGATTGCGATCCAAAATCTGGAAAATTCTTTATCGATGACATTCAAAAAACCATGAAAGAAACTACTGGAACTTTGGCGTCAATTACGGGTAGATATTATGCAATGGACAGAGATAATCGTTGGGAAAGAGTACAATTAGCCTACGATGGATTGGTAAACGGAAATGGAGAGAAGTCCAACAACGCACTAGAAAGTATTCAAAAAAATTATGATAATGGCGTAACGGATGAGTTTATCAAGCCAATTATTATGGCTGATAAAGACAACAATCTAACAGCAACAATTCAAAAAGACGATGTAGTTATTTTCTTTAATTACAGAACCGACAGAGGAAGGCAATTAACCAATGCGTTAACTCAAAAAGATTTTGTTGAATACGGCATGAAAAAGTTACCGTTGTATTTTGTAACCATGACAAGTTATGACGATACCTTTAAAAATGTACACATCATTTATCACAATAGCAACCTTAAAAACACCTTAGGCGAAGTTTTAGAGACTGCCAACAAAAAACAAATTAGAATTGCAGAAACTGAGAAATATCCGCATGTAACATTTTTCTTTTCTGGTGGAAGAGAAAAAGAATTTAATGGAGAAAAACGATTGTTATGTCAGTCTCCAAAAGTAGCAACTTACGACTTAAAACCAGAAATGAGTGCCTACGAAATTAGAGATACCATCGTTCCTGAATTAGAAAAAGGCGATGTAGATTTTGTGTGTTTAAACTTTGCAAACGGAGATATGGTTGGTCATACTGGCGTTTTTGAAGCTGCAATTAAAGCATGTGAAACTGTTGATGTTTGCACAAAAGATGTGGTAACGGCTGCTTTAAATAATGATTATACAACAATCTTAATTGCAGATCACGGAAATTGTGAAACGATGATGAATCCGGACGGAAGCCCACATACATCACATACTACAAATCCAGTACCCATTATCTTAATAGACAAAGAAATGAAATCAATAAAAAATGGTATCTTAGGCGATATTTCTCCCACCATTTTAAAGTTAATGGGCATAGATCAGCCCAAGGAAATGACTCAAAAACCTTTAATTTAG
- a CDS encoding DEAD/DEAH box helicase yields the protein MQTTFQDLNLSTQLLNAVEDLGFTHPTPVQEQAFSVVRSGKDVVGIAQTGTGKTFAYMMPLLRDLKFTEQKHPRILVLVPTRELVLQVVEEIEKLAKYITLRVLGVYGGANINVQKRAILQGQDIIVATPGRLYDLALSKTLNMKSIQKLVIDEVDVMLDLGFRFQLLNIFDILPERRQNIMFSATMTEDVDGLITDFFKSPEKVSIAVSGTPLDNIAQECYDVPNFYTKVNLLNHLLKDTKTFTKVLVFVANKRGADRLFESLDESFADEICVIHSNKTQNYRIRSIRQFDDGMNRIMVATDVMARGLDLEEISHVINFDTPNFPENYMHRIGRTGRAEHEGKTILFSTPKEQEDKTALEELMNYKIPKVAFPAEVAISELLTEDERPREDIERSKNRTKKEYVPGEAFHEKSEKNSKTNQGGSYRREIAKKYKKPKTRGDKNYNKHNKKK from the coding sequence ATGCAAACTACTTTTCAAGATTTAAATTTATCTACACAACTTCTAAACGCTGTTGAAGACTTAGGATTTACACATCCAACTCCAGTTCAAGAACAAGCATTTTCTGTAGTAAGATCAGGTAAAGATGTAGTTGGAATTGCGCAAACAGGTACCGGGAAAACTTTTGCGTACATGATGCCTCTTTTAAGAGATTTAAAATTTACAGAACAAAAGCATCCACGGATTTTAGTGTTGGTTCCAACAAGAGAATTGGTGTTGCAAGTTGTAGAAGAAATAGAAAAACTAGCAAAATATATTACGTTACGTGTGTTGGGAGTTTATGGTGGCGCAAATATCAACGTGCAAAAAAGAGCCATTTTACAAGGTCAAGATATTATTGTTGCAACTCCAGGAAGATTGTACGATTTAGCCTTGAGCAAAACATTAAACATGAAGTCTATCCAAAAATTGGTGATTGATGAAGTGGATGTAATGTTAGATTTGGGTTTTCGTTTTCAACTCTTAAACATTTTTGATATTTTACCAGAACGCAGACAAAACATTATGTTTTCTGCAACAATGACAGAAGATGTTGACGGATTGATTACAGACTTTTTTAAATCGCCAGAAAAGGTTTCTATTGCAGTAAGCGGAACGCCGTTAGATAATATTGCACAAGAATGTTATGATGTTCCTAACTTTTACACCAAAGTAAATTTATTAAATCACTTATTAAAAGATACAAAGACCTTTACCAAAGTGTTGGTTTTTGTTGCAAATAAAAGAGGAGCAGATAGATTGTTTGAATCTTTAGACGAATCGTTTGCTGATGAAATTTGTGTGATACATTCTAACAAAACTCAGAATTACAGAATTCGTTCTATTCGTCAGTTTGATGACGGAATGAACAGAATTATGGTGGCTACAGATGTTATGGCGCGTGGATTAGATTTAGAAGAAATTAGTCATGTGATCAATTTTGATACGCCTAATTTTCCTGAAAATTACATGCACAGAATTGGGAGAACTGGTAGAGCAGAACACGAAGGAAAAACCATTTTATTTTCTACGCCAAAAGAACAAGAAGATAAAACTGCCTTAGAGGAATTAATGAATTATAAAATTCCGAAAGTAGCATTTCCTGCCGAAGTTGCAATTTCTGAATTGTTAACAGAAGATGAACGGCCAAGAGAAGACATAGAACGCTCTAAGAATAGAACAAAGAAAGAATATGTTCCTGGTGAAGCATTTCATGAAAAAAGCGAAAAGAACAGTAAAACCAACCAAGGTGGTTCTTACCGAAGAGAAATTGCAAAGAAATACAAAAAGCCAAAAACTCGTGGCGACAAAAACTACAACAAGCACAATAAAAAGAAATAA
- a CDS encoding OmpA/MotB family protein, whose protein sequence is MKKILLSLAVVFLLGSCVSKKDYVTLEATHQKTKDELLAVKTNLTKCLIETEKNQATASSYKSKITDLETTVKDLQKDKRKTLEFVDNLTVLTKGANDNIKETLIQLSKKDQYIKYIRKAMTKKDSLNLAVAFNLKKELKEGLDDQDIKINVEKTVVFISISDKLLFKSGSYNVTDKAYKVLEKVATVINGQPNMDVMVEGHTDSKTIKTEFLEDNWDLSAKRATSIVRILQNKFKVTPGRLIAAGRSSYVPLAPNDTEANMAKNRRTKIIIMPRLDQFFDLLEEKAE, encoded by the coding sequence ATGAAAAAAATACTACTTTCCCTAGCCGTTGTTTTTCTACTTGGTTCTTGTGTCTCTAAAAAAGATTATGTAACCTTAGAAGCAACACATCAAAAAACAAAAGACGAATTACTTGCTGTAAAAACCAATTTAACAAAATGTTTAATTGAAACAGAAAAAAATCAAGCGACAGCTTCTTCATATAAATCTAAAATTACAGATTTAGAAACTACTGTTAAAGACTTGCAAAAAGACAAAAGAAAAACATTAGAGTTTGTTGATAACTTAACGGTACTTACTAAAGGAGCAAATGATAACATTAAAGAAACATTGATCCAATTAAGTAAAAAAGACCAGTACATTAAGTATATTAGAAAAGCAATGACAAAGAAAGATTCTTTGAATTTAGCAGTTGCTTTTAACTTAAAGAAAGAATTAAAAGAAGGTTTAGACGATCAAGATATTAAAATTAACGTTGAAAAAACGGTTGTTTTCATTTCTATTTCTGATAAGTTATTATTTAAAAGCGGAAGTTACAATGTAACTGATAAAGCGTATAAAGTATTAGAAAAAGTTGCAACTGTTATCAACGGACAACCTAATATGGATGTTATGGTTGAAGGTCATACAGATTCTAAAACTATTAAAACAGAATTCTTAGAAGACAACTGGGATTTATCTGCAAAAAGAGCAACTTCTATCGTTAGAATTTTACAAAATAAATTTAAAGTTACTCCAGGTAGATTAATTGCTGCTGGTAGATCTAGTTACGTGCCTTTAGCACCAAACGATACTGAAGCAAATATGGCTAAAAACAGAAGAACAAAAATTATTATCATGCCAAGATTAGATCAATTCTTTGATTTATTAGAAGAAAAAGCTGAGTAA
- a CDS encoding class I SAM-dependent methyltransferase: MLIKLSYLAKPFITLWLKGNNFTDPIDGKSFRKFLPYGYENQRENALSPSTLSLERHRLLWLYLQNETDFFTAQKSVLHMAPEQCFLSIFKKQKNLDYTTADLYSPIADIKADILNLPFDDNSFDVVFCNHVLEHISDDTKAMQELYRVLKPNGMGIFQIPQDLSRDKTFEDDSITDQKERTKIFGQYDHVRVYGKDYFDKLRSIGFKVDEVDYTKKIAPEMVDRFCLSKGEILPICFK, translated from the coding sequence ATGCTTATTAAACTAAGTTATTTGGCTAAACCATTTATTACCTTATGGTTAAAAGGAAACAACTTTACAGATCCAATTGATGGAAAAAGTTTTCGTAAATTTTTACCGTACGGATATGAAAATCAACGAGAAAATGCTTTATCTCCAAGTACACTTTCTTTAGAAAGACATCGTTTACTTTGGCTGTATTTACAAAATGAAACAGATTTTTTTACGGCACAAAAATCTGTACTTCACATGGCACCAGAACAGTGTTTTTTATCCATTTTTAAAAAACAAAAAAACTTAGATTATACTACTGCAGATTTGTATTCTCCGATTGCAGATATAAAAGCAGATATTCTTAACTTACCTTTTGATGACAATTCGTTTGATGTTGTTTTTTGCAACCATGTATTAGAACATATTTCTGACGATACAAAAGCAATGCAAGAATTGTATCGCGTTTTAAAACCAAACGGAATGGGAATTTTTCAAATTCCGCAAGACTTATCAAGAGACAAAACTTTTGAAGACGACTCTATTACTGATCAAAAGGAACGCACAAAAATTTTCGGACAATACGATCATGTACGCGTTTATGGGAAAGATTATTTTGACAAGCTACGCTCTATTGGCTTTAAAGTTGACGAAGTAGATTACACAAAAAAAATCGCTCCAGAAATGGTAGATCGATTTTGTTTGTCTAAAGGCGAAATTTTGCCTATTTGTTTTAAATAA
- a CDS encoding FAD:protein FMN transferase, which produces MKKFFLLFFLAILFSCTSKKEMQIINFEGFVFGTTYHITILHKENVKYQKAIDSLFFLVNRSLSTYISTSDLSKINSGDSTVIVDALFTEVFRKSKRIFKETDGYFDPTVGNLVNAWGFGPNKSKKEIDSLSIHKMMQFVGLDKVQLKKNKIEKKFQETYLDFNSIAKGFGIDVVGRFLESKNVHDYLVEIGGEIRARGKNKKGNFWNVAIEKPNTDGTQSFQTTIRLENASMATSGNYRKFRITKEGKKYVHTVNPKTGFAKESNLLSASVIANSDCADVDAYATAFMAMGFEKTKTFLKKHNNIKVILIHLKKDASIKEFRNF; this is translated from the coding sequence ATGAAAAAGTTTTTTTTACTGTTTTTTTTAGCAATTTTATTTTCGTGTACTTCAAAAAAAGAAATGCAAATAATTAATTTTGAGGGATTTGTTTTCGGGACAACTTATCATATTACAATTTTACATAAAGAGAATGTCAAGTATCAAAAGGCTATTGATAGTTTGTTTTTTTTGGTAAATAGATCACTTTCAACCTACATTTCAACTTCAGATCTTTCTAAAATTAATTCTGGCGATTCTACCGTAATTGTTGATGCATTATTTACTGAGGTTTTCCGAAAATCTAAACGAATTTTTAAAGAAACCGATGGTTATTTTGATCCAACAGTTGGTAACTTGGTAAATGCTTGGGGTTTTGGACCTAACAAATCTAAAAAAGAAATAGATAGTTTGTCTATTCATAAAATGATGCAATTTGTTGGTTTAGACAAAGTGCAATTGAAAAAAAATAAAATCGAAAAAAAATTTCAAGAAACCTATTTAGATTTTAATTCGATTGCCAAAGGTTTTGGAATTGATGTAGTTGGTCGTTTTTTAGAAAGTAAGAACGTTCATGATTATTTGGTAGAAATTGGCGGAGAAATTAGGGCTAGAGGAAAAAACAAAAAAGGAAACTTTTGGAATGTAGCGATAGAAAAACCAAATACAGACGGGACACAATCATTTCAAACTACAATTCGGCTAGAAAATGCTTCCATGGCAACTTCTGGAAATTACAGAAAATTTAGAATTACCAAAGAAGGCAAAAAATATGTCCATACGGTAAATCCAAAAACAGGTTTTGCAAAAGAAAGTAATTTGTTAAGTGCTTCTGTAATTGCAAACTCAGATTGTGCTGATGTAGATGCGTATGCAACTGCTTTTATGGCAATGGGATTCGAAAAAACAAAAACATTCTTAAAAAAACACAACAACATTAAAGTTATTTTGATTCATTTAAAGAAAGACGCTTCGATAAAAGAATTTAGAAATTTTTAA
- a CDS encoding thioredoxin family protein, with the protein MKKILFLFIVTYTITSYAQEKATATKNISGDLVGIAHKKDFKQQPYSNWFIKNYDTYKPDKKSISKLKRKLKNVKIKAFVATWCKLSKKDIPHSYKILEQADFDFNNIEFITLNRGKKTPDNLQKNFNIKSVPTFIFYKKGKEIGRYIEFPHQNLEKDFLTIVSGKKHKQNKKK; encoded by the coding sequence ATGAAAAAAATACTCTTTTTATTTATAGTAACATATACAATTACTAGTTACGCACAAGAAAAGGCAACAGCAACCAAGAATATTTCTGGGGATTTAGTTGGCATTGCTCATAAAAAAGATTTTAAACAACAACCCTATTCTAACTGGTTTATTAAAAATTACGACACATACAAACCTGATAAAAAAAGTATTTCTAAACTTAAAAGAAAACTTAAAAATGTAAAAATAAAAGCATTTGTAGCTACTTGGTGTAAACTAAGCAAAAAAGACATCCCTCATTCATATAAAATTTTAGAACAAGCTGATTTTGACTTTAATAATATTGAGTTTATCACCTTAAATAGGGGAAAAAAAACACCTGATAATTTGCAAAAAAATTTTAATATTAAAAGTGTTCCAACATTCATCTTTTATAAAAAAGGCAAAGAAATTGGCAGGTACATTGAATTCCCTCATCAGAACTTAGAAAAAGATTTTTTAACAATTGTGAGTGGTAAAAAACACAAGCAAAATAAAAAAAAATAA
- a CDS encoding family 10 glycosylhydrolase, producing the protein MKKIVLLAILTLVISCHQKEKKQEKSAKFIFSSWVHAGKEFKKETWIKKLDFYDSLGISEILIGGSPKILEKIIPLANKKNIKIHGWMWTLNRPGDTIAQKHPEWYAVNRNGQNSLEYNAYVNYYQWLSPFHPDARKYIINNAKKMMAVKGLASVHLDYVRYPDVILGANLQPKYNLVQETEMPEYDYDYHPIARAGFKKIFDKDPMGFKHPELSTEWRQYRLNAITSLVNEIIEIAHSKDKKVTAAVFPFPEMSRQMVRQAWNDWSLDAAYPMLYQNFYRENINWIGFATKQGVSDVAFPIISGLYAPALKDPKDLEKAIKIAKENGAKGISIFTADGLTKKQQAVFVKLKKWIQNN; encoded by the coding sequence TTGAAGAAAATCGTTTTATTAGCAATACTAACTCTTGTCATTTCTTGTCATCAAAAAGAAAAAAAACAAGAAAAATCAGCCAAATTTATTTTTAGCTCTTGGGTGCATGCTGGAAAAGAATTTAAAAAAGAAACCTGGATCAAAAAACTCGATTTTTATGATTCATTAGGAATTAGCGAAATTTTAATTGGAGGATCACCTAAAATTTTAGAAAAAATTATTCCACTTGCAAACAAAAAAAACATCAAAATTCATGGTTGGATGTGGACCTTAAACAGACCTGGAGACACTATCGCTCAAAAACATCCAGAATGGTATGCAGTAAATAGAAATGGACAAAATTCTTTAGAATACAACGCTTATGTAAATTATTATCAATGGTTAAGTCCGTTTCATCCAGACGCAAGAAAATACATCATTAACAATGCTAAAAAAATGATGGCTGTTAAAGGATTGGCTTCTGTTCATTTAGATTATGTTCGGTATCCAGACGTGATTTTAGGAGCAAATTTACAGCCGAAATACAATTTGGTACAAGAAACCGAAATGCCAGAATACGATTACGATTACCATCCAATTGCAAGAGCTGGATTTAAAAAGATTTTTGATAAAGACCCAATGGGTTTTAAACATCCAGAATTATCTACAGAATGGCGTCAATACAGATTAAATGCCATTACAAGTTTGGTCAATGAAATTATTGAAATTGCACATTCTAAAGACAAAAAAGTTACTGCAGCCGTTTTTCCTTTTCCAGAAATGTCTCGACAAATGGTTCGACAAGCTTGGAACGATTGGAGTTTAGATGCGGCATACCCGATGTTGTATCAGAATTTTTACAGAGAAAACATCAATTGGATTGGTTTTGCTACCAAACAAGGGGTTTCTGATGTAGCTTTTCCTATTATTTCTGGATTGTATGCTCCGGCTTTAAAAGATCCAAAAGATTTAGAAAAAGCAATAAAGATAGCTAAAGAAAATGGCGCAAAAGGAATTTCTATTTTTACTGCTGATGGATTGACAAAAAAGCAACAAGCTGTCTTTGTGAAGCTAAAAAAATGGATTCAAAATAACTAA
- a CDS encoding aminotransferase class V-fold PLP-dependent enzyme, translating into MKKRDFLKNISLAVLGAPFYGSTLASCADEAAKTPVNKLASSEDFWLKVREDYKLKPEYINLESGYYNIIPNPTLNALHKNIDMVNYEGSYYMRTVQWDNKKRMSEKLANIVGAKAKNIIITRNTTESLNMIIKGMDWKAGDEAVYAIQDYGAMKLMFEQVAKRFGVVNKEISVPNHPKSDEEIVSVYEKAITAKTKLLMVCHMINVTGQILPVKKICQMAHSKGVKVMVDGAHCVGHFEFEINDLECDFYGSSLHKWLAVPLGTGLLYVADEHIDELWPIFAENKRKPGDISRLNHTGTIPVYHDLTIENAIDYYTLLGGARKEARLRYLQEYWTKKVRNVPGIKVNTPKESHRACGIANVGIEGIEPADLAKKLLDDYNVFTVAIKYANVHGCRITPNVFTTTKELDIFVKSLKEMVV; encoded by the coding sequence ATGAAAAAACGTGATTTCCTAAAAAACATATCACTGGCTGTATTAGGCGCTCCATTTTATGGTAGCACTTTAGCTTCTTGTGCAGACGAAGCTGCTAAAACACCAGTAAATAAATTAGCTTCTAGTGAAGATTTCTGGTTAAAAGTCCGAGAAGATTACAAACTCAAACCAGAATATATCAATTTAGAAAGTGGATATTATAATATCATTCCTAATCCAACTCTAAATGCGCTTCACAAAAACATCGACATGGTTAATTATGAAGGTTCATATTATATGCGAACAGTGCAATGGGATAACAAAAAACGTATGTCAGAAAAATTAGCAAATATTGTTGGGGCCAAAGCAAAAAATATAATCATTACTCGAAACACAACCGAATCTTTAAATATGATTATTAAAGGGATGGATTGGAAAGCGGGAGATGAAGCAGTATATGCAATTCAAGATTATGGTGCTATGAAACTAATGTTTGAGCAAGTTGCAAAACGATTTGGAGTGGTTAATAAAGAAATTTCAGTACCTAATCACCCAAAATCCGATGAAGAAATTGTGAGTGTATACGAAAAAGCAATTACAGCAAAAACCAAATTGCTTATGGTTTGTCATATGATTAATGTTACTGGACAAATCTTACCAGTTAAAAAGATCTGCCAAATGGCACATAGCAAAGGTGTAAAAGTGATGGTAGATGGAGCACATTGCGTTGGTCATTTTGAATTTGAAATTAATGACCTAGAATGTGATTTTTACGGCTCTAGTTTACACAAATGGTTAGCTGTTCCTTTGGGTACAGGTCTTTTGTATGTTGCTGATGAACATATAGATGAACTTTGGCCAATTTTTGCAGAAAATAAAAGAAAACCAGGCGATATATCTAGGTTAAATCATACCGGAACAATTCCCGTATATCATGACTTAACTATAGAAAACGCCATAGATTATTATACATTACTTGGCGGTGCAAGAAAAGAAGCCAGACTGCGCTATCTACAAGAATACTGGACTAAAAAAGTAAGAAATGTTCCTGGAATTAAAGTAAATACACCTAAAGAGTCTCATAGAGCCTGTGGAATTGCCAATGTTGGAATTGAAGGTATAGAACCTGCAGATTTAGCAAAAAAATTACTGGATGATTATAACGTTTTTACAGTTGCTATAAAATATGCAAATGTACATGGATGTAGAATTACACCAAATGTATTTACCACGACTAAAGAGTTGGATATCTTTGTAAAATCCTTAAAAGAAATGGTGGTATAA
- the map gene encoding type I methionyl aminopeptidase yields MIQIKTLEEIEIMRESALIVSKTLGILAKEVKPGVTTLQLDKLAEDFIRSEGAIPGFLGLYDFPNTLCMSPNAQVVHGFPTNDPLIEGDIISIDCGALKNGFYGDHAYTFEVGEVAPETKKLLEVTKQSLYEGIRELKAGNRVGDVGFAIQHYAEKHGYGVVRELVGHGLGRKMHEDPEMPNYGKRGRGKKFVNGMVVAIEPMINMGTHQINQLKDGWTILTRDGKPSAHFEHDVAIVNGKPELLSTFQYIYDALGITSDEEKEFRA; encoded by the coding sequence ATGATTCAAATAAAAACCTTAGAAGAAATTGAAATCATGCGAGAAAGTGCATTGATTGTTTCTAAAACTTTAGGAATTCTTGCCAAAGAAGTAAAACCTGGTGTTACGACGCTTCAATTAGATAAATTGGCAGAAGATTTTATACGCTCAGAAGGTGCAATTCCTGGTTTTTTAGGATTGTATGATTTTCCGAATACATTATGTATGAGTCCGAATGCACAAGTTGTACATGGCTTCCCTACCAATGACCCTTTGATAGAAGGTGATATTATTTCTATTGATTGTGGCGCTTTAAAAAATGGTTTTTATGGCGATCATGCATATACTTTTGAGGTTGGAGAAGTTGCTCCAGAAACCAAAAAATTACTAGAAGTAACTAAACAAAGTTTATACGAAGGAATTCGTGAATTAAAAGCTGGAAATAGAGTTGGAGATGTCGGATTTGCAATTCAGCATTATGCAGAAAAACATGGTTATGGAGTTGTTAGAGAATTGGTTGGACATGGTTTAGGAAGAAAAATGCACGAAGATCCAGAAATGCCAAATTACGGAAAACGAGGAAGAGGAAAAAAGTTTGTAAACGGAATGGTAGTTGCGATTGAGCCGATGATAAACATGGGAACGCATCAAATAAATCAATTAAAAGATGGTTGGACCATTTTAACTAGAGATGGAAAACCTTCTGCGCATTTTGAACACGATGTTGCCATTGTAAACGGAAAACCAGAATTGCTTTCTACTTTTCAATATATTTATGATGCATTAGGAATTACTTCTGATGAAGAAAAAGAGTTTAGAGCTTAA